The following nucleotide sequence is from Candidatus Polarisedimenticolia bacterium.
CAGAATGTCCTCGAGGGAGACATTTCGTACGGCGATCTGGCGCGCGCGAACCTGGTGCGCAACTATGCGGTGCGCCTGGACGGCGAGGAGGAGGTCGGGGGCGCGCGTTGCTGGAGGCTCGAACTGACGCGAACCGGCTCCGACGCCAACTACCCGCGCGTCCGTTGCTGGGTCGAAAAGAAAAGCTCCCGGCCGCGGAAGTTCGAGTACTACGGGAAGACGGGGGCCCTTCTCAAGACCGCGCTTTACGAGGACTACCGGAAGACGAAGCTGGGCGTGCGGCCGGTGCGGATCGAGGTGACCTCGCCGGGCCGCCCGGACGAGACGACCACCCTGCTCTTCTCGGACCTCCGCCCGCTCGGGCTGTCGCATGTGAGCTTCACCACCGACGGCCTCGTCGCCTTCCGGGACGCCGCGCGAAGCCTGCTCGGCGCGGACGGCTCGCAGTCCCGCGTCGAGGACCTGGTGGCTTCACTCGGCCGGGCCGGATCTTGATCCGCCTGGAGTCAGTCGGGAAGATCTACGGATCCGGCCCCGGACGGGCGGTCGCCCTCGACGGGATCTCGATCAGCGTCGCGCCCGGCCAGTTCGTCGCCGTGGCCGGCCCCTCCGGCAGCGGGAAGACCAGCCTCCTCAACCTCATCGGCGGCCTCGACGAACCGACCTCGGGATCGGTTTCAATCGATGGAAAGCGCCTGCGCGACCTCTCCGAGGACGGGCGCGCCGACCTCCGGCTGCGGACCGTCGGCTTCATCTTCCAGCACTTCAACCTGATCCCGGTGTTGTCCGTCGCGGAAAACGTGGAGCTCCCGCTTCTGTTCCGGCCGCTCGGCGCCGCCGACAGGCGCCGCAGAGTCGCCCGCGCCCTGGAGAGGGTCGGTCTCGGCGACAAGCATGCCCGGCGCCCCGCGGAGCTGAGCGGCGGCGAGATCCAGCGCGTGGCCGTGGCTCGCGCGCTGGCGGGTGAGCCCGCGATCGTGCTCGCCGACGAACCGACCGCCAACCTGGATCACGAGACCGGGGCGGCGGTGATCGGTCTGATGCACGAGCTGAACCGGGAGAACCGCACGATCTTTCTGTACGCCAGCCACGACCCGGAGCTCATCCGCCTCGCCGATCGCGTGGTGCGGCTCCGTGACGGCCGGCTCCTCGCGGAGGGAGCGTGATGCTGCTCCTGCGGCTGGCGTTTCGCAACGTCTTCCGGAACCGCGTCCGGACGGCGATCGCGCTGCTCGCCATCGGCGTCGGCTGCGCCGCGCTGATCGTCAACGGCGGGGTCATCTACAACATTTTCGAGGAGCTGCGGGAGGACGCCATCTACGGCCGGCACGCGCACTTGCAGATCTACCGGCGCGGTTACAGCGACAATCACCTGAAGGACCCCGGCGCCTACCTGATCCCCCGGCAGGAGGCCGAGCGGGTCCTGGCCCTGGTGCGGGCCCTGCCGCACGTCGCGCGGGTCACCCGCCAGCGGGAGTTCTCCGGGATGATCTCCGCGGGCGACCGCTACGTGTCGTTCGTGGGGATCGGTGTCGATCCCGCTCAGGACGCGGAGTTCAGCCGGCACGCCGTGCTGCGCCGCGGGGAGCCGCTCTCTCCACAGGAACCCTACGGGATGCTGTGCGGTCTAGGACTTGCCGAGAGGTTCTCAGGAGAGCCCGGGAGGGTCGTGACCCTGATGACCAACACAGAGAGCGGCGCGCTCAACGCCGTGGACGTGAAGCTGCGCGGCATTTTCGAGGGCGGGATGAAGGCTTACGACGACTGGACGCTCAAGCTGCCGCTCCAGGCGGTCGAAGAGCTGCTGCTCGACGATCGGACGGAAAAGATCCTCGTGCTCCTGGACCGCACGGAGTCGGTGCCCGAGGTCCAGCGTGCGATGGGAGATCTGCTCCGCACACAGGGGCTCGACCTCGAGACGCGTTCGTGGCGCGACCTGGCGCTTTTCCACAACCAGGTGGTCGGGCTGTTCAAGCGCGAGCTCGACGTGATCAAGCTGATCATCGCGACCATCGTCGTCCTTGGCATCGCCAACACGATCGGCATGTCGATCCTCGAACGCCGTGTGGAGCTGGC
It contains:
- a CDS encoding FtsX-like permease family protein; its protein translation is MLLLRLAFRNVFRNRVRTAIALLAIGVGCAALIVNGGVIYNIFEELREDAIYGRHAHLQIYRRGYSDNHLKDPGAYLIPRQEAERVLALVRALPHVARVTRQREFSGMISAGDRYVSFVGIGVDPAQDAEFSRHAVLRRGEPLSPQEPYGMLCGLGLAERFSGEPGRVVTLMTNTESGALNAVDVKLRGIFEGGMKAYDDWTLKLPLQAVEELLLDDRTEKILVLLDRTESVPEVQRAMGDLLRTQGLDLETRSWRDLALFHNQVVGLFKRELDVIKLIIATIVVLGIANTIGMSILERRVELATLRALGIRRAAIARLLFTEALLTGLIGGLLGVVLGCAIAWLVSAIGITFPSPPGSTRPFVGGVDVVPGMVLFAFVLSLGATLAAAILPIWKARRWSIAQVLRGA
- a CDS encoding ABC transporter ATP-binding protein; translation: MIRLESVGKIYGSGPGRAVALDGISISVAPGQFVAVAGPSGSGKTSLLNLIGGLDEPTSGSVSIDGKRLRDLSEDGRADLRLRTVGFIFQHFNLIPVLSVAENVELPLLFRPLGAADRRRRVARALERVGLGDKHARRPAELSGGEIQRVAVARALAGEPAIVLADEPTANLDHETGAAVIGLMHELNRENRTIFLYASHDPELIRLADRVVRLRDGRLLAEGA
- a CDS encoding outer membrane lipoprotein-sorting protein, yielding MRRAEEIRSPEVDYAVDFSLRTVSPTSTWKERSASYTLIAHGKDHSLVLIREPAPFYPGTLLIMREVYWLLLPRAEKPLQLSAQNVLEGDISYGDLARANLVRNYAVRLDGEEEVGGARCWRLELTRTGSDANYPRVRCWVEKKSSRPRKFEYYGKTGALLKTALYEDYRKTKLGVRPVRIEVTSPGRPDETTTLLFSDLRPLGLSHVSFTTDGLVAFRDAARSLLGADGSQSRVEDLVASLGRAGS